Proteins from a genomic interval of Aureimonas sp. AU20:
- the rplJ gene encoding 50S ribosomal protein L10 — MDRAEKREFVTELNGAFKASGSIVVARYAGLTVAQMNDLRTKMRAQGGTVKVAKNRLAQIALQGTDAEKIDGLFQGQTLIAYSADPIAAPKVANDFAKGNDKLVILGGAMGTTALDAEGVKALAALPSLDELRGKLLGMIQTPATRIAAVVAAPAAQLARVFAAYAKKDEAA; from the coding sequence GTGGACAGAGCGGAAAAGCGCGAGTTCGTCACCGAGCTGAACGGAGCCTTCAAGGCTTCCGGCTCGATCGTGGTGGCTCGCTATGCCGGTCTCACCGTCGCGCAGATGAACGATCTTCGTACGAAGATGCGTGCGCAGGGTGGAACCGTCAAAGTCGCGAAGAACCGTCTCGCCCAAATCGCTCTTCAAGGCACGGATGCCGAGAAGATCGACGGATTGTTTCAGGGTCAGACCCTGATCGCATACTCCGCCGATCCGATCGCGGCTCCGAAGGTGGCCAACGACTTCGCCAAGGGCAACGACAAGCTCGTGATCCTCGGCGGTGCGATGGGCACCACGGCCCTCGATGCGGAAGGGGTCAAGGCTTTGGCCGCCCTTCCGTCGCTCGACGAACTGCGCGGAAAGCTGCTGGGCATGATCCAGACGCCGGCGACCCGCATCGCAGCCGTCGTTGCAGCGCCCGCGGCTCAGCTCGCGCGCGTTTTCGCGGCCTATGCCAAGAAGGACGAGGCGGCGTGA
- the rplA gene encoding 50S ribosomal protein L1, translating into MAKIAKRTAKAREGIDREKLYDLAEAITLLKERATAKFDETIEVAMNLGVDPRHADQMVRGVVNLPNGTGRTVRVAVFARGAKADEARAAGADIVGAEDLVEQVQGGQIDFDRAIATPDMMGLVGRLGKVLGPRGLMPNPRVGTVTMDVAAAVKASKGGAVEFRVEKAGIVHAGIGKASFGSDALLENIRAFADAVTKAKPSGAKGNYVQRIAVSSTMGPGIKIDPATVRPSA; encoded by the coding sequence ATGGCCAAGATTGCAAAGCGCACTGCGAAGGCCCGCGAGGGCATCGACCGCGAGAAGCTCTATGATCTCGCCGAGGCGATCACGCTCCTGAAGGAGCGCGCCACCGCCAAGTTCGACGAGACGATCGAAGTCGCCATGAATCTCGGCGTCGATCCCCGTCACGCCGACCAGATGGTCCGCGGCGTCGTCAACCTGCCGAACGGCACGGGCCGCACGGTCCGCGTCGCGGTCTTCGCGCGCGGCGCCAAGGCCGACGAAGCGCGCGCCGCCGGCGCCGACATCGTTGGTGCGGAAGATCTCGTCGAGCAGGTCCAGGGTGGCCAGATCGACTTCGATCGCGCCATCGCGACCCCGGACATGATGGGCCTCGTCGGCCGTCTCGGTAAGGTTCTTGGCCCGCGCGGCCTGATGCCGAACCCGCGCGTTGGCACCGTGACCATGGACGTCGCCGCCGCCGTCAAGGCGTCGAAGGGCGGTGCGGTCGAGTTCCGTGTCGAGAAGGCAGGCATCGTGCACGCCGGCATCGGCAAGGCCTCGTTCGGCTCCGACGCCCTGCTCGAGAACATCCGCGCGTTCGCGGACGCGGTTACCAAGGCGAAGCCCTCGGGCGCCAAGGGCAACTATGTCCAGCGCATCGCGGTCTCCTCGACCATGGGCCCCGGCATCAAGATCGATCCCGCCACGGTTCGTCCGAGCGCATGA
- the rplK gene encoding 50S ribosomal protein L11, producing the protein MAKKVAGQLKLQVKAGSATPSPPIGPALGQRGINIMEFCKAFNAQTQEMEKGSPVPVVITYFVDKSFTFVMKTAPVSFFLKKAAGLTSGSKEPGKVKAGSVTQAQVREIAEKKMKDLNANDVDAAMAMVMGSARSMGLEVVG; encoded by the coding sequence ATGGCTAAGAAAGTAGCAGGCCAGCTCAAGCTGCAGGTCAAGGCCGGTTCGGCGACCCCGTCGCCCCCGATCGGTCCCGCCCTCGGCCAGCGCGGCATCAACATCATGGAATTCTGCAAGGCGTTCAACGCGCAGACCCAGGAGATGGAGAAGGGGTCGCCGGTTCCGGTGGTGATCACCTACTTCGTCGACAAGTCCTTCACCTTCGTGATGAAGACGGCTCCGGTGAGCTTCTTCCTCAAGAAGGCGGCGGGCCTGACCAGCGGCTCGAAGGAGCCCGGCAAGGTCAAGGCTGGCTCGGTCACGCAGGCTCAGGTCCGCGAGATCGCCGAGAAGAAGATGAAGGATTTGAACGCGAACGACGTCGATGCCGCCATGGCGATGGTCATGGGCTCCGCGCGTTCCATGGGTCTGGAAGTGGTGGGCTGA
- the nusG gene encoding transcription termination/antitermination protein NusG — MAARWYIVHAYSNFEKKVAESIEEQARQKGLSDKFEKILVPTEKVTEVRRGRKVDSERKFFPGYVLVKAELTDQVFSLIKNTPKVTGFLGPDNRPVPISEAEATHILSQVQEGVERPKSSVSYDVGEQIRVSDGPFASFNGVVQEVDHERSRLKVEVSIFGRATPVDLEFGQVEKI; from the coding sequence ATGGCCGCTCGCTGGTACATCGTCCACGCCTATTCGAACTTCGAGAAGAAGGTCGCCGAATCCATCGAGGAACAGGCGCGTCAGAAGGGGCTTTCGGACAAGTTCGAGAAGATCCTCGTTCCGACCGAAAAGGTGACGGAAGTGCGTCGCGGCAGGAAGGTCGATTCCGAGCGCAAGTTCTTCCCGGGCTACGTCCTGGTGAAGGCCGAGCTGACCGATCAGGTGTTCTCGCTCATCAAGAACACGCCGAAGGTCACGGGTTTCCTTGGGCCGGACAATCGGCCGGTTCCGATCTCGGAAGCCGAAGCCACTCATATCCTGAGCCAGGTTCAGGAAGGTGTCGAGCGCCCGAAGTCGTCGGTCTCCTACGATGTCGGCGAACAGATCCGGGTTTCGGACGGTCCTTTTGCCTCGTTCAACGGCGTGGTTCAGGAAGTCGATCACGAGCGGTCCCGCCTCAAGGTCGAAGTTTCGATCTTCGGCCGTGCGACGCCAGTGGATCTCGAATTCGGTCAGGTCGAAAAGATCTGA
- the secE gene encoding preprotein translocase subunit SecE, producing the protein MATKTNPFTFLQQVRTEVSKVTWPTRRETMISTVMVFVMVAFAATFLFVADQAIGYGVGAVMSAGR; encoded by the coding sequence ATGGCCACTAAGACAAATCCTTTCACGTTTCTGCAGCAGGTGCGGACCGAAGTCTCCAAGGTGACTTGGCCGACGCGCCGCGAAACGATGATTTCGACCGTGATGGTTTTCGTCATGGTCGCGTTCGCCGCGACCTTTCTTTTCGTCGCCGATCAGGCGATCGGATATGGTGTCGGCGCCGTTATGAGCGCCGGGCGCTAA
- the tuf gene encoding elongation factor Tu — MAKSKFERNKPHVNIGTIGHVDHGKTSLTAAITKYFGEFRAYDQIDAAPEEKARGITISTAHVEYETENRHYAHVDCPGHADYVKNMITGAAQMDGAILVCSAADGPMPQTREHILLARQVGVPAIVVFLNKVDQVDDPELLELVELELRELLSLYEFPGDDIPIVKGSALAALEDSNKEIGENAVRALMKEVDAYIPTPERPVDLPFLMPIEDVFSISGRGTVVTGRVERGIVKVGEEVEIVGIRDTKKTTVTGVEMFRKLLDQGQAGDNIGALVRGVDREGVERGQVLCKPGSVKPHTRFMAEAYILTKEEGGRHTPFFTNYRPQFYFRTTDVTGVVTLPEGTEMVMPGDNVTMDVKLIVPIAMEEKLRFAIREGGRTVGAGIVASIVE, encoded by the coding sequence ATGGCCAAGAGCAAATTTGAGCGCAACAAGCCGCACGTGAACATTGGCACGATCGGCCACGTCGATCATGGCAAGACGTCGCTGACGGCTGCGATCACGAAGTATTTTGGCGAGTTCCGCGCCTACGACCAGATCGACGCGGCGCCGGAAGAGAAGGCGCGCGGGATCACGATCTCGACGGCGCACGTGGAGTACGAGACGGAGAACCGTCACTACGCGCACGTCGACTGCCCCGGTCACGCCGACTACGTGAAGAACATGATCACGGGCGCGGCGCAGATGGACGGCGCGATCCTGGTGTGTTCGGCGGCCGACGGCCCGATGCCGCAGACCCGCGAGCACATCCTGCTGGCGCGTCAGGTCGGCGTTCCCGCGATCGTGGTGTTCCTGAACAAGGTGGACCAGGTCGACGATCCCGAGCTGCTCGAGCTGGTCGAGCTGGAGCTGCGTGAGCTTCTGTCGCTCTACGAGTTCCCGGGCGACGACATTCCGATCGTCAAGGGCTCGGCCCTGGCCGCTCTCGAAGACTCCAACAAGGAGATCGGCGAGAACGCGGTTCGCGCGCTGATGAAGGAAGTCGACGCCTACATCCCGACGCCGGAGCGTCCGGTCGACCTTCCGTTCCTGATGCCGATCGAAGACGTGTTCTCGATCTCGGGCCGCGGCACGGTGGTGACGGGCCGCGTCGAGCGCGGCATCGTGAAGGTGGGCGAGGAAGTCGAGATCGTCGGCATCCGCGACACCAAGAAGACGACGGTGACGGGCGTCGAGATGTTCCGCAAGCTTCTGGACCAGGGCCAGGCGGGCGACAACATCGGCGCGCTGGTTCGCGGCGTGGATCGCGAGGGCGTGGAGCGCGGTCAGGTTCTTTGCAAGCCGGGTTCGGTGAAGCCGCACACGCGCTTCATGGCCGAGGCCTACATCCTGACCAAGGAAGAGGGCGGCCGCCACACGCCGTTCTTCACCAACTACCGTCCGCAGTTCTACTTCCGCACGACGGACGTGACGGGCGTGGTGACGCTTCCCGAGGGCACCGAGATGGTGATGCCGGGCGACAACGTGACGATGGACGTCAAGCTGATCGTTCCGATCGCCATGGAAGAGAAGCTGCGCTTCGCCATCCGCGAAGGCGGCCGCACCGTCGGCGCCGGTATCGTCGCCAGCATCGTCGAGTAA
- a CDS encoding TrmH family RNA methyltransferase: MTDEKYPTHTPKDAHYAKLRRAHRERTRGPDASEPHKKPPVRPGKSGPADRVRLYGLHTVEAALRNPERKLHRLFATRNALNRLELSESDLPCPFELVEPRFLDTELGSDAVHQGVMLEADPLGTKRLSDLGASDLILVLDQVTDPHNVGALLRSAVAFGAGAVVTTSRHSPQESGVLAKSASGALELIPYVQITNLSDALSEIASLGFQTIGLDSDGEGELETSFDGQRIALVLGSEGKGLRQKTRETVSVLARLEVPGAIRSLNVSNAAAVALYAARRFMTAARSA, translated from the coding sequence ATGACCGACGAGAAATATCCGACCCACACCCCCAAGGACGCGCATTACGCCAAGCTGCGGCGCGCCCATCGCGAGCGCACGCGGGGGCCCGACGCCTCCGAGCCGCACAAGAAGCCGCCCGTTCGCCCAGGCAAGTCCGGCCCGGCCGATCGTGTGCGCCTTTATGGCCTGCACACGGTCGAGGCTGCCCTGCGCAATCCCGAGCGCAAGCTCCATCGCCTCTTCGCCACGCGCAACGCGCTGAACCGACTGGAGTTGAGCGAATCGGACTTGCCCTGCCCGTTCGAACTCGTCGAGCCGCGCTTTCTCGACACGGAGCTCGGCAGCGATGCGGTTCACCAGGGCGTCATGCTGGAAGCCGATCCGCTGGGCACCAAGCGCCTGTCAGATCTTGGGGCGAGCGATCTGATTCTGGTGCTCGATCAGGTGACCGATCCGCACAATGTCGGCGCGCTTCTGCGTTCAGCCGTCGCCTTCGGCGCCGGCGCCGTCGTGACGACGAGCCGCCACTCGCCGCAGGAATCGGGCGTGCTCGCCAAATCCGCCTCCGGCGCGCTGGAGCTGATTCCCTATGTCCAGATCACCAACCTCTCGGACGCCTTGAGCGAAATCGCCTCGCTCGGCTTCCAGACGATCGGCCTCGATTCGGACGGCGAAGGCGAGTTGGAAACCTCCTTCGACGGCCAGCGAATTGCCCTTGTTCTGGGCTCGGAAGGCAAGGGCCTGCGGCAGAAGACGCGCGAGACCGTTTCAGTTCTCGCCCGCCTGGAAGTACCCGGCGCGATTCGTTCGCTCAACGTCTCCAACGCGGCGGCCGTCGCGCTCTATGCCGCGCGCCGCTTCATGACGGCCGCGCGTTCGGCCTGA
- a CDS encoding TRAP transporter small permease subunit produces the protein MNAFLLVSRGIDRLSAGFAVIADYLVLIAVLVSAGNALLRYTLNISTNGLLEVQWYMFAAIVLLGASYTLRMNEHVRVDLVYSMMSARGRILIDIFGFVVLFLPVIGFLFYLTFPFFWRSFVTGEASMNAGGLILWPAKLTLPLGFGLLFLQGLSELIKRVAALNGLLTLETKYEKPLQ, from the coding sequence ATGAACGCATTTCTGCTCGTCAGTCGCGGCATAGACCGCCTTTCCGCGGGCTTCGCCGTGATCGCGGATTATCTCGTTCTCATCGCGGTTCTGGTCAGCGCCGGCAATGCGCTGCTGCGCTACACGCTGAACATCAGCACCAACGGGCTGCTCGAAGTGCAGTGGTACATGTTCGCCGCGATCGTCTTGCTGGGCGCGTCCTATACGCTGCGCATGAACGAGCATGTCCGGGTCGATCTCGTTTACTCCATGATGTCGGCGCGCGGGCGGATCCTGATCGACATCTTCGGCTTCGTGGTTCTGTTCCTGCCGGTGATCGGCTTTCTGTTCTACCTGACCTTTCCGTTCTTCTGGCGATCCTTCGTCACGGGCGAGGCGTCGATGAACGCGGGCGGGCTCATCCTCTGGCCGGCCAAGCTGACCCTGCCGCTCGGCTTCGGGCTTCTGTTCCTGCAGGGCCTGTCGGAGCTCATCAAGCGTGTGGCCGCTCTGAACGGGCTGCTGACGCTCGAGACCAAATACGAAAAGCCGCTTCAGTAA
- a CDS encoding TRAP transporter large permease subunit, whose protein sequence is MFEYGPMPPMMFGAMIVFLLLGFPVAFTLAAVGMLFGVLGIVFEHFNPSLLNALPLRFYGVISNDLLLAIPFFTFMGAILERCGLAEDLLEGSGQLFGPIPGGLAYAVVIVGAVLGAITGTVAASVIAMGVVSLPVMMRYGYDMRIATGVIAASGTITQVIPPSLVLIILADQLGRSVGDMYAGAIGPSLLQIALFLAFIFVVSKLQPHRMPPLPPEARTKSGRELLWQVAKGMVPSLALIFLVLGTMFMGLATPTEAGAMGSVGAIVLAALHRRLSWSLTRQAMAMTMRLTAMVVFILIGSTVFSLVFQGMDGGHWIEYLLSHIPGGVVGFLIFVNIFIFFVAFFLDFFEIAFIIVPLLAPVANSLGIDLVWFGVLLCVNMQTAFMHPPFGFALFYLRGIAPPNVKTSDIYLGAIPWLGLQLILVLVLILWPQSVTYFIKKEAVVDPSTIQLNIPMPGMQSAPGGAPSVGAAPSFGQPAAPSFGQPAAPSFGAPAAPSFGQPSAPAAPSFGQPPSPAPTPVAPSFGAPTQP, encoded by the coding sequence ATGTTCGAATACGGTCCGATGCCGCCGATGATGTTCGGCGCGATGATCGTCTTTCTGCTGCTGGGCTTTCCGGTGGCTTTCACGCTCGCCGCCGTCGGAATGCTGTTCGGCGTTCTCGGCATCGTGTTCGAGCATTTCAACCCGTCTCTGCTGAACGCCCTGCCGCTGCGCTTCTACGGCGTGATCTCGAACGACCTCCTGCTCGCCATCCCTTTCTTCACCTTCATGGGCGCGATTCTGGAGCGCTGCGGCCTGGCGGAAGATCTATTGGAGGGGTCCGGCCAGCTCTTCGGGCCGATCCCTGGTGGCCTCGCCTATGCCGTGGTAATCGTCGGCGCGGTGCTCGGCGCCATCACCGGCACGGTCGCCGCCTCGGTCATCGCGATGGGCGTCGTCTCGCTGCCCGTCATGATGCGCTACGGCTACGACATGCGGATCGCGACCGGCGTCATCGCCGCCTCGGGCACGATCACGCAGGTCATCCCGCCATCTCTCGTGCTCATCATCCTGGCAGACCAGCTCGGCCGCTCGGTGGGCGACATGTATGCCGGCGCGATCGGCCCTTCGCTCCTGCAGATCGCGCTGTTCCTCGCCTTCATCTTCGTGGTCTCGAAGCTGCAGCCGCACCGCATGCCGCCGCTGCCGCCCGAGGCGCGCACCAAGAGCGGGCGCGAGCTTCTCTGGCAGGTCGCCAAGGGCATGGTGCCTTCGCTGGCGCTGATCTTCCTTGTGCTCGGCACCATGTTCATGGGCCTCGCGACGCCGACGGAAGCGGGCGCCATGGGCTCGGTCGGCGCCATCGTTCTGGCCGCCCTGCACCGCCGCCTGTCCTGGTCGCTGACCCGGCAGGCCATGGCCATGACCATGCGTCTCACCGCCATGGTGGTGTTCATCCTTATCGGCTCCACCGTCTTCAGCCTCGTGTTCCAAGGCATGGATGGCGGTCACTGGATCGAATATCTTCTGTCCCACATTCCCGGCGGGGTCGTGGGCTTCCTGATCTTCGTCAACATCTTCATCTTCTTCGTGGCGTTCTTCCTCGACTTCTTCGAGATCGCCTTCATCATCGTGCCGTTGCTGGCCCCCGTGGCGAACTCGCTGGGCATCGACCTCGTCTGGTTCGGCGTCCTTCTCTGCGTGAACATGCAGACGGCCTTCATGCACCCGCCCTTCGGCTTCGCGCTGTTCTACCTGCGCGGTATCGCGCCGCCCAACGTGAAGACCTCCGACATCTATCTCGGCGCCATTCCCTGGCTCGGCCTCCAGCTCATCCTGGTTCTGGTGCTGATCCTCTGGCCGCAGTCGGTGACCTACTTCATCAAGAAGGAAGCGGTGGTGGATCCCAGCACGATCCAGCTCAACATCCCGATGCCGGGCATGCAGAGCGCGCCGGGCGGCGCGCCCTCAGTCGGAGCTGCGCCGAGCTTCGGCCAGCCCGCCGCCCCCTCCTTCGGGCAGCCGGCGGCTCCAAGCTTCGGCGCGCCCGCTGCGCCCAGCTTCGGCCAACCGTCGGCCCCGGCAGCGCCGTCCTTCGGCCAGCCGCCATCGCCCGCCCCCACACCGGTGGCGCCCAGCTTCGGCGCCCCGACCCAGCCCTGA
- a CDS encoding TRAP transporter substrate-binding protein has product MAGGAAAAGSGLAAPALAQSAPEVRWRLTSSFPNTLDTIFGGAEVLAKAVSDITDGKFKIDVFPAGELVPGLQALDAVQGGTVEAAHTACYYYVGKDPTFAIGATIPFGLNARQQNAWLYHGGGNELFDAFLADYGVKALPGGNTGVQMGGWFRKEINSVADLKGLKMRIAGLAGRVLEPLGVVPQQLAGGDIYPALERGTIDATEWIGPYDDEKLGFYQVAPFYYYPAFWEGGLTVHFLFNKERYEALPAGYKAALDTAAKAVNINMLALYDVKNLQAIRSLVGKGVQLRPLPRDILDASYDSAMKLYASLSESSPKWKAIYDPWKTFRSQVYEWFRVAEYSYDTYGYSQQAAGK; this is encoded by the coding sequence ATGGCGGGAGGTGCCGCCGCGGCCGGGTCGGGTCTGGCGGCGCCGGCCTTGGCGCAGAGCGCGCCGGAGGTTCGCTGGCGCCTGACCTCCAGCTTTCCCAACACGCTCGACACGATCTTCGGCGGCGCCGAGGTTCTGGCCAAGGCCGTGTCCGACATCACGGACGGTAAGTTCAAGATCGACGTGTTTCCGGCCGGTGAGCTGGTGCCCGGGTTGCAGGCGCTCGACGCCGTGCAGGGCGGCACGGTCGAGGCCGCGCACACCGCCTGCTATTACTATGTCGGCAAGGACCCGACCTTCGCCATCGGCGCGACCATCCCCTTCGGCCTCAACGCCCGCCAGCAGAACGCCTGGCTCTACCACGGCGGCGGCAACGAACTGTTCGACGCGTTCCTCGCCGACTACGGCGTGAAGGCGCTGCCGGGAGGCAACACCGGCGTTCAGATGGGCGGTTGGTTCCGCAAGGAAATCAATTCGGTGGCTGATCTCAAGGGCCTGAAAATGCGCATCGCGGGCCTCGCCGGCCGGGTGCTGGAACCGCTCGGCGTCGTGCCGCAGCAGCTGGCCGGCGGCGACATCTATCCCGCCCTGGAGCGCGGCACGATCGACGCGACGGAATGGATCGGCCCCTATGACGACGAGAAGCTCGGCTTCTATCAGGTCGCGCCCTTCTACTATTACCCCGCCTTCTGGGAGGGCGGGCTGACCGTGCATTTCCTCTTCAACAAGGAGCGCTACGAGGCTCTGCCGGCCGGCTACAAGGCCGCGCTCGACACGGCCGCCAAGGCCGTCAACATCAACATGCTGGCGCTCTACGACGTGAAGAACCTGCAGGCGATCCGCTCGCTCGTCGGCAAGGGCGTGCAGCTGCGGCCGCTGCCGCGCGACATTCTCGATGCGTCCTATGATTCGGCGATGAAGCTTTACGCTTCGCTGTCGGAGAGCAGTCCGAAGTGGAAGGCGATCTACGATCCCTGGAAGACCTTCCGGTCCCAGGTCTACGAGTGGTTCCGCGTCGCCGAATATTCCTACGACACCTACGGCTATTCGCAGCAGGCGGCGGGCAAGTAG
- a CDS encoding TRAP transporter substrate-binding protein, translating to MDRRRFIQTAGLSAGASLTLAAPALAQSTPNLRWRMTSSFPNTLDTLFGSSQLFAKTVSDLTGGKFKIDVFPAGELVPGLQALDAVQGGTVEAAHSVLYYYVGKDPTFAIGSAIPFGLNARQQNAWLYNGGGNEAVNAFLADYGVVAHPGGNTGTQMGGWFRKEINSLADLKGLKMRIAGIAGQVLAPLGVVAQQLAGGDVYPALERGTLDATEFVGPYDDEKLGFYQVAPFYYYPAFWEAGPTVHYIFNKVKMEELPATYRAALETASTVCNTRMLADYDVKNMRAIRSLVGKGVQLRPLPRDVLDAAYDSAKTLYSQLDASNPKWKAMYDPWSQFRTQVYEWFRVAEYTNDTYVYSQQAAGK from the coding sequence ATGGATCGTCGTCGTTTCATTCAAACGGCCGGCTTGTCGGCCGGCGCCAGCCTGACGCTCGCGGCGCCCGCGCTCGCGCAAAGCACGCCCAACCTGCGCTGGCGCATGACGTCGAGCTTCCCGAACACGCTCGACACGCTGTTCGGGTCTTCGCAGCTCTTCGCCAAGACCGTGTCGGACCTCACCGGCGGCAAGTTCAAGATCGACGTGTTTCCGGCCGGCGAGCTGGTGCCCGGATTGCAGGCGCTCGACGCCGTGCAGGGTGGCACGGTCGAGGCGGCCCATTCCGTTCTCTATTACTATGTCGGCAAGGACCCGACCTTCGCCATCGGCTCGGCCATTCCCTTCGGCCTCAACGCCCGACAGCAGAACGCCTGGCTCTACAATGGCGGCGGCAACGAGGCGGTGAACGCCTTCCTCGCCGACTATGGCGTGGTCGCCCATCCCGGCGGCAACACGGGCACGCAGATGGGCGGCTGGTTCCGCAAGGAAATCAATTCGCTGGCCGATCTCAAGGGCCTGAAGATGCGCATTGCCGGCATCGCCGGCCAGGTCCTGGCGCCGCTCGGCGTCGTGGCGCAGCAGCTGGCTGGCGGCGACGTCTATCCCGCGCTGGAGCGCGGCACGCTGGACGCCACCGAGTTCGTCGGCCCCTATGACGACGAGAAGCTCGGCTTCTATCAGGTCGCGCCCTTCTACTATTACCCCGCCTTCTGGGAGGCCGGCCCGACGGTCCACTACATCTTCAACAAGGTGAAGATGGAGGAACTGCCCGCGACCTACCGCGCCGCGCTGGAGACGGCCTCGACCGTCTGCAACACGCGGATGCTCGCCGACTATGATGTGAAGAACATGCGCGCCATCCGTTCGCTGGTCGGCAAGGGCGTTCAGCTTCGCCCGCTGCCGCGCGACGTGCTGGACGCCGCCTATGATTCGGCGAAGACACTGTACTCCCAGCTCGACGCCTCGAACCCGAAGTGGAAGGCGATGTACGATCCCTGGAGCCAGTTCCGCACGCAGGTCTACGAGTGGTTCCGCGTCGCGGAATACACCAACGACACCTATGTCTACTCGCAGCAGGCGGCCGGCAAGTAA
- a CDS encoding acyltransferase family protein — translation MAVVRLQQLDALRGLAAASVVLYHFTAGYPLRFDWLGAPPALSVPWGGFAVRVFFVISGFVILMTLERSAGLGAFMRARFARLYPAYAACLFLTFGLIAATGFNPRSVSGEDALASLTMAPTLIGFGHVEAAYWTLTREIGFYALAGCAFFGLGARHFDRFVVAWLLFSVAANLSFAGRNFYAPQTPIDVLSIVLNVQFPISSRLASSPAGFIAGRGHRWSSSASALPSWRRPFLNGRSCNG, via the coding sequence ATGGCGGTGGTTCGGTTGCAGCAGCTCGATGCCTTGCGCGGTCTCGCAGCGGCGAGCGTGGTGCTCTACCACTTCACGGCCGGTTATCCCCTGCGCTTCGACTGGCTGGGCGCGCCACCGGCGCTGAGCGTGCCCTGGGGCGGTTTCGCGGTGCGCGTCTTCTTCGTCATCAGCGGCTTCGTGATTCTCATGACGCTGGAGCGCTCGGCCGGTCTCGGCGCCTTCATGCGCGCTCGCTTCGCCCGCCTTTATCCCGCCTATGCCGCCTGCCTCTTTCTCACATTCGGCCTCATCGCCGCGACGGGCTTCAACCCACGGTCCGTCAGCGGTGAGGACGCGCTGGCCAGCCTGACCATGGCGCCGACCTTGATCGGCTTCGGCCATGTCGAGGCCGCCTATTGGACTTTGACGCGCGAGATTGGCTTCTACGCCTTGGCGGGCTGCGCCTTCTTCGGGCTCGGGGCGCGGCATTTCGATCGCTTCGTGGTGGCTTGGCTGCTCTTCTCCGTCGCGGCGAATCTCAGTTTCGCCGGGCGCAATTTCTATGCGCCGCAGACGCCGATCGACGTCCTCTCGATCGTCCTGAACGTTCAGTTTCCTATCTCTTCGCGCTTGGCCTCTTCGCCTGCCGGCTTTATCGCAGGCAGGGGACATCGCTGGTCATCCTCGGCATCGGCCTTGCCTTCGTGGCGTCGGCCGTTTCTGAATGGCCGGTCCTGCAACGGCTAG